The sequence TAATAACTTTCAAGCAGGGAACCGTAtccgttcaaaaagaaaaagttcaaaGCTTAGTGTGACAGGTGTTTTTGGTGTATCTTGTCGGCATGAAATTCCAAAGCTCTTTCTTAACATGCGACATGGCGAGAGGTTAGTAGTCTTTTTATATATTGCATAAACTTTCTATTAATGTAAACTATAtacacaaaaatatttcttggacaaaataattttcagtCTGCGATGTTGTTTATTATAGAATATTCAATGATATTTTCTTTTCATATGATTAGAATTGGTTATGCGGTATTAATGATGAATAAAATCCTAGCTGAAGTGTTGGGTAAAGATATTGACGTCCATATTATGTATGATATTGCCTGTCTGTTGAAGAAACATTTAACTGTAGGTTATTCGTTTTCTATATGCATTCTGGTTTAGCTTGAAACATATATGTTGAACAGTATATATTGAtctatattttagaaaaaaggaaCGTTAAGTAAATACCCCAAATTCAAATTAGGGATACCAGTATTTCACGCATATGGGCACAAAAGTTCTTGTCaggtttgtttcttttttattattgttgtgtttgttgttgttgttattgttgttattgttcttATTACTTTGACAACTGACATACAGAATCTTTGTAATAGTAACCGTTTTCCACATTTTCATTGTTAGGTACAACATTCGATCCGTAGAATGGAAGGTTTTGGTTTAATGGATGGGGAACTGATGGAAAGACTCTGGTCCTATTTGAGATCGTTTTCAAAAATCACGAAAGAGATGACTTCAGCTCACCGTGTTGACTTTTTGAGTGATGCTTTAAATCATTTTACAATGACTAAGTTAGAAATATTAGGTACGCATGTATCTATATATTGTTTAATTATAATATTGTATATACAAAACCTGTGAAATTTTAAGTAAGTGAGCAAGAAGTTTTAGCATTTAGTTGTTGTATTTTTGAATTACTTGTGTTCATTAGGGAAAACACTTGTGGGCTGGTATCAAAAAGCCAATGCTGTCTATCAGACTAGTTCTGCAGAAATCCAAACTTTGTGTTTAAACCTAGGTGACATATTTTCTTAAAATCGTGTTTCGTGAGAATAGAGCTGTTAATGGGATACATTTGGTTTTATTTGTTGGCAAATCTGAAAGAATGTGAGAGTTCTTGAAACTTAACGTTTTTAGATAATATCACAGACGAGGTTATACACTCATGGAAGTTGGAGGAAGAGTCTAAAATTAAATGGAAAAGTGTTGTAGAGCAAGGTACTTATTTGTTACACTTACACTTATTTGTTGTTAAAGGAAGAACTTGATTAACTGATTTGTTATACAATGTGAAAGTGTTATCTTTAGAGGTTGGTTGGGAATTCAAATATTATACTAAAATTAAAGAGCTGAATAACGAAAATACATTACTCCTGTTAAGTAGTAGTGTTTCTGATACTGCGAGACATAGGATAAAACTAAACAGGTATGTGAACATTTAGTTTATGCCACAACACACTAACCATCCGGTAGTTTTTTGTTTCGTTCTTAGATggctttttgttattgttatttagGTTGGAATCTGGTCTTTCGAGTTTCGAAAAAAAGCACGATGTAAACGATCGTTGGAGTATAACCTCAAATCAGTACACGTATCATCATCGCAAATTCGTTCAGAATGCTGTAAAAACCACTTTGGATACTTTACATACTCGTGCAACTGAAAGGTTAATGTTACTGACTTTAAAGAAACGATATGCAGGTAAACTATAAATTTATATCAGCCCGATGAAATATGTGTacaatctttgtttttttattctttgttgatttattttacttaaCTTTGATAGATGGTTCTTCGATATGCAATCGTTTATCAGTGCAAATCAATAAAATCTGCAATGACCTAAAGAATTTAGTTGAGTCGTTAAATCAGACGAACAGAGAATGTGGTGTGTACGAAGATGTGTTGTATAAAGATGCATTGGACGTCAATTCCAGGATATATTTAAACACTACTACGGTTGATCAGGTAATTCTCTAAAAATTATGCATGGTAAAAAAATGACGAGTTCTTTAATTTGTTACGGACACTTTATTTTAGGTTAATAACACTTCACATAACATTCCTGCATCAGTAAAAAGTACGTGCGTACAATTTTACCTGCGCAAGTGTCGTGCTACCGAGGAGCTTCAAATTGTTCGTACGGAAATGCAGCACGTATTAAACTACTATAGAGAAATGGAATCCTCATTGGCTACTGCTATTTATAATAACGATTCtccaaaaaaaatctttgttataGAAAAACTAAATTATGTACGAAATACAGTAGAAAATATGCAGAAACTATTTATGGATGTCGAAAGCAACAATCTCGAAGATGATTTTGATGTGACTGTTTATTGCGATGGACAATCTTCAGATGAATCTGATGAAGAAAACCCATGACCTGTAACTGCATATTtcgatatatatatttgttagtGTTTTTACAGAattgatttattatattttcttttgctATTATTACTTGGTGACACATGGATAGCAATATAATTCCTTGTAACCATCTGACTATCACAGCTTGAAATTGTGTTTCGAAAGCTTTGGCTCTTCTAAGTAATCACCTCATTTAAGATATATATAGAATATAAATTTTGCGCCTCTGTTAAATTTTGTTACAGATTTATAGAATatgtaaaacaaatatttatctgttacagattttacagattttttaatgatattaataAGTAGGTTAGATATGTCCACTTCTACTTTGTACGGACGCGGTATTTATGTGAtgtcataaaaaaaagttactaaTGCTTCCTTTGTCTTATATATTGCAAGTTTACTTTGTAATTTGTGTCGCTGGAATACATTTTAATGCTCGTCCCGTTTTCTCTCGTTCCCATGGCATCCACGTGTACTAATTTAGCGTAGCCTAAATTTATCGAAGAAATAGTTAAAAACATTGCAGGATCTACATGGATTTGTTTCCAGGGACGTTAaacaaataatcaaaaaaaatgtttgtaaaaaagTAAGAAACTTTCTCCAAgttcattgttcttataaaaaatgcgtAAATTTGTCTTGCTAAATTAACACACGCTAAAATTAGTAAGTAGGTCttatcttgttgtttttttgtttttaagaaaactGTGTAATAGAAATTCGGGTCACTTTGTactgtgttctgacatgtctcacTGAGATCGGGTCGAGCTACAGTGTCAATTTCGACATGATTTCTTTTAACGGCAGTTATTTGTCTATTTCGATGTCAAGTCCAGTGAAAGGAATAGTGCTGTGAATATAAATTTCGGATCAATTTGAGCTGTGTGTTCTGacatttttctgaaaaatttcattttacGGCAGGTGCTAGTCTTGATTGCACAAGATAAAAATTAGCGCTTGTATAAGGGTTTGTGATGTAACCAGAAGTTTCTGTCAATCTGGTAATGTAAAAAAACTAGATTTTCAAAAAAGAGAATCGCGATTCGCGGTTGAatgaattttcgcgaaattataTTTCACAGTTCATAATAAATCATCATATTTCGTCgaattttatgaaaataaagtttttttctttccgGCTTTATGCAATTATGTAAACTTGTGCGGACAAAATGTCGCAGGCTGAAAATTTTGTCGAgggaaaagcaaaaaaaaaaaattctggtaAGATTCCAGACGCTCATATTTTTGCTAGTTCGGGTAACAATACCCACAAATTGTGCTTTACATACTCCACATACTTTGCAGTAACGAAATCAAATACACGCGACATTTTGTAGGGGTGAGTTAACTGACTGCTATgtcaaaactgtttttgttcCGATTCATCCCAACTGATCTTATATTTTTTGGAAATAGCCAACTGTGTATGTTTGATAATTATCATAGTAGTTCAAAAAACAGTAGAACATGGCTGAAAATAAGAGAAAGCTAGTAAAAAAGACCCCAGAACAAGTCACTGTCCTCGAAGAACTTTATGAAGCTGGAATGAAGAGCTATAAAAGTGACAATACGTTGGCGCGATCTTTGTTAGAGCAAGCGGTATTGAAAACAGGCCTAAGTGAATCGAAAATCAAGGTTTTTTCTGTCGAAACACTTTTTGGtacatttaaaaaacagaattaCGGCAATACCATTATTATGATTACAAAGTTGaccttgtttttctttttggtgTAGGATTGGATTAATAGCAAGAGAAGACCTCCACAAGTAAAGTCGACAAAACTACCCGAAAGAAAACCTTCTGGCTTTGACATGTTTCGTAAACAATATATGAAAGGTTTAGCTTGTTGTCAATACTTATTTTATATCGTTGTATCATCTTATTGACATATTATTGCCAGCCATTATTATAGTACGCATCCAACTGAGTTTGAAAAGAAGAGAAGCTAAAAATGAGATTA is a genomic window of Hydractinia symbiolongicarpus strain clone_291-10 chromosome 14, HSymV2.1, whole genome shotgun sequence containing:
- the LOC130625873 gene encoding uncharacterized protein LOC130625873; this encodes MDANFGLVLKSSASKSKNTPNNDKNHFIEDDEVDTFMSSYDDKAVENKECNNFQAGNRIRSKRKSSKLSVTGVFGVSCRHEIPKLFLNMRHGERIGYAVLMMNKILAEVLGKDIDVHIMYDIACLLKKHLTKKGTLSKYPKFKLGIPVFHAYGHKSSCQVQHSIRRMEGFGLMDGELMERLWSYLRSFSKITKEMTSAHRVDFLSDALNHFTMTKLEILGKTLVGWYQKANAVYQTSSAEIQTLCLNLDNITDEVIHSWKLEEESKIKWKSVVEQEVGWEFKYYTKIKELNNENTLLLLSSSVSDTARHRIKLNRLESGLSSFEKKHDVNDRWSITSNQYTYHHRKFVQNAVKTTLDTLHTRATERLMLLTLKKRYADGSSICNRLSVQINKICNDLKNLVESLNQTNRECGVYEDVLYKDALDVNSRIYLNTTTVDQVNNTSHNIPASVKSTCVQFYLRKCRATEELQIVRTEMQHVLNYYREMESSLATAIYNNDSPKKIFVIEKLNYVRNTVENMQKLFMDVESNNLEDDFDVTVYCDGQSSDESDEENP